From Acinonyx jubatus isolate Ajub_Pintada_27869175 chromosome B2, VMU_Ajub_asm_v1.0, whole genome shotgun sequence, a single genomic window includes:
- the GUCA1ANB gene encoding putative uncharacterized protein GUCA1ANB isoform X1 has protein sequence MSRDSKKPSAPSQEPKTPSGKKLKFPRPPLSQSWKRDREQTLVAAYVPVVVDPKGQSLDKLRFKFYTSQYSNSLNPFYTRQKPTCGYLYQRDMDHTRKRFDVPPANLVLWRS, from the exons ATGTCAAGG GACTCAAAGAAACCCTCAGCACCCAGCCAGGAGCCGAAGACACCGTCGGGCAAAAAGCTGAAGTTTCCACGCCCTCCCCTGTCCCAGTCGTGGAAGCGGGACCGTGAGCAGACCCTGGTGGCGGCCTACGTGCCGGTGGTGGTAGACCCGAAGGGGCAGAGCCTGGACAAGCTTAGGTTCAAGTTCTACACCTCCCAGTACTCCAACTCCCTGAACCCCTTCTACACCCGGCAGAAGCCTACCTGTGGCTACCTGTACCAGAGGGACATGGACCACACCCGCAAACGCTTTGACGTGCCTCCTGCCAACCTGGTCTTGTGGCGCTCCTAG
- the GUCA1ANB gene encoding putative uncharacterized protein GUCA1ANB isoform X2 has protein sequence MSQDSKKPSAPSQEPKTPSGKKLKFPRPPLSQSWKRDREQTLVAAYVPVVVDPKGQSLDKLRFKFYTSQYSNSLNPFYTRQKPTCGYLYQRDMDHTRKRFDVPPANLVLWRS, from the exons ATGTCCCAG GACTCAAAGAAACCCTCAGCACCCAGCCAGGAGCCGAAGACACCGTCGGGCAAAAAGCTGAAGTTTCCACGCCCTCCCCTGTCCCAGTCGTGGAAGCGGGACCGTGAGCAGACCCTGGTGGCGGCCTACGTGCCGGTGGTGGTAGACCCGAAGGGGCAGAGCCTGGACAAGCTTAGGTTCAAGTTCTACACCTCCCAGTACTCCAACTCCCTGAACCCCTTCTACACCCGGCAGAAGCCTACCTGTGGCTACCTGTACCAGAGGGACATGGACCACACCCGCAAACGCTTTGACGTGCCTCCTGCCAACCTGGTCTTGTGGCGCTCCTAG